The genome window AAGGGAATAGGGTAcacatagagaaaaataagaaaaacttagttcattttcaatttaattatctGAAGTTCTATTGTCAACACTTATccaacatttttactttaaagacCTACTGTAAGTCAAGAACTTTGTAATATCATGGTTGCACACTAAACTTGGttaaatacaatacaaaataCCAATGCTAtaaccacattaaaatattttagaaaataatcccatttgaTGGTGGAACCTCAGTTAGAAATGTAGTATCATTCTGTGTACAAGTAGATACCTATCTTCCTTTTTACttaatactttgaaaaatgaatattacCAAATccattaaaattacttttaattttaaaatatcgtCAACTATTTAACTTATATTTACATATGATTGTGGGGTTATTAACAGAAACACGTtaaagttgtatatatatatattacatacatatatgtatataggtatataaatgaacatacatgaatatatatatatatatatatatagtatatgcacTCTTTATGGcgattttcaatttttttgcagtatttttatatatttctggatctgtgagtttttttcttaatggtttaTAGATGAGTTAAAAATATCCTCTATCACATTGGTTATATTGTACTTGTGGTAATAACAGTACTTTGCTCTTACAGACATGAATTACTTTCTCTGTGCATTACCCTTCTTTGCTGCGGTGGATTCTGGCATAATGGGGATATCACCAGACCAAGTTATGCTTTTGCCACCACACAAGGATCAGGCAAATTTTTGTCTTACTGTTGCTACTTGTCGGTCATCCTTCCCTGAGATGATGAGAAAGTGGAATACCTTCTACCaggtttctttttaagttttgtaaTTTATTCTCTTAGGTGGTGgtaagataatttctttttttgtttaatgctttGTCTAAGTTTTGTGTGTATAATAGAATATTTCccaaagtataaaaatgtaattttttggtaaattatattaatattattacattGCAGCAGGGCATTGCGTGTCATTAACATACTCTAAGCCAATacagaattaatataaaatctatcCACTCATCTCAccctaaataaattatatgtaaatgtgATAACTCACTGGATATCTCACTGAATGAAAAGATTATTCTGGTTAATTAAACCTTCAGGTCAACCAAAGGATAACTCTTGGGAGAAATATGATTATGgaggtattttttaaatcaatttaaaattttaaaacatttttcagttaaagttgacattaaatattatgttagtttcaggggtacagcctagtggttagacatttttataacttataaCATGAgcccccaataaatccagtactcAGCTGATatcatatgtagttattacaacattattaataatattccctatgttatactttacatccctgtgactactttgtaactgccaatttgtatttcttaatcccttcacctttttcacccagtctcTCAACCCCTCAATATTGGTTTTAGGATTGgttttaaacaattaaattacttaaactgaattaataaatgatcACATACAGGTAGAAGTAACAATTATGGGACAATCAAAACCGAATATTCAATgaccaaaacaaaatacattgGTTAAGCATAGACATGAAACAGGATCAATGCTGAAAAGACAGATTTACTCGTTCTATAATTTATTAGCTCATTATTTTAGATATGCTTAAATAAAGTATTCTAatcatttcccccttttcttaGCTTTAAACTTTTGTGATAATTTCAACTACgggaatagagaaaaaaatgataaaaaataaaatcctcctGGCCAGTATAAAATACTGACtgttgggaaaatatttgcagttcaTTTCTTATAGATGCACTTAatattactactactaataaataattattatagtcTTTACAGAATGTCGGTCACTCATGGCTTACACAAATTAATTCTTAGAAACAAAATTGTCTTCTCATGTAGAATATTGCTAAATTGTAAATGTGAACAAGATTAAATTGTAGGGAGAGGAATCATTATAGCTGCTCAAACTTAAATCACTTTCTCCTCTTTGCAACAGCACTTGAAGTCACCTTCTAGTAGCTTTGAGGACTTGTTGAAGTACTTATGGGCTGCACATTCCTTCACCTTGGAAAATCTTCACAAAACATTTGAAGATAGGTAAGAATGGAtcccaaatcatttttatttaatatggcaaataattttgggttttatttatgctttttattcttcTCCTAAAGTGACTGTCTACCTTCCtattaaataatatatctaaTCACTGGGATATTTAATGATGAGATGTGAATATTTTAGTATGATCAGGCTTAAAAAGTGTTTTgtgaagaaggggaaaaattttgagaagaaaaatctcataccaaccaaccaaccaacaaataaAACATGCAACCAATTTCTctctattgaaaaaaaagaaaagaaattatattcattattttgatcACAGACATATAATAGGTATATACTTGTTGGGGGGGAATCAACCAGCATCAGGGTTAGCATACAAAATAGCCTAGAAGACTATTAAGTCACTTCAAATGTAAACCTGGGGGTATTATCTACCTAGATATAATggtgtaaaaataatttgatcacaagtatataaaccaaaaaaaatgaataaattttctGATATTATTAGAAGCACTTTCTTCactaattataacaaaatattgttgatttttgttaACTAATTTTATGTCCTAAAATTCTACCTTTCTTACCTGCTCTTCTATTTAGGTGTGATCAAATGACCCTTctaagagaatttttaaaatagctgcaATTTCTCAagtacaataaataaaagaaatttcaccaagtattttaatgtaatatctCACTTCAAAATAACTTCTTTCTGTAGATTATGACTATGCAACTGAGCTGTTTAGTCATTTGCCTAACATCTTACAGCTAGTGAAGGGCAGGGCTAGcatttacattcctgtgacttcATAGCCCGTCCTCTCACACTGCACTGCCTTCAATTTACTTTCAGAGGTCAATATCTGACAAGATATTGAAAGCtattgaacattaaaaatatgcttttaccTTTTCAATGTATGGTCATGCATTGCTTGgtgacaagttcttagaaatatatcaTTAGGCAATTTCATCGTTGGGCGAACATCATAGAGGTACAAACTTATaatagatggtatagcctactacacatcTAAGCTATATGGCGTACGTAGCcgattgctcctaggctacaaacttgtatagcatgttactgtactgaatactgagggcaattgtaacacaatggtatcTGTGTATGTAAACATATCTAAAccacatgagattaaatcaacacaagagaaaatgatgcaatcaagagacctTGTAAACATAAGACGTATGAGACTGCCGCCTGAGTAACACCAAATAccgttttacagcaaacttttgttaataagtagaaagagtacactgtTGCAACGAAAGTATAGTATACATAAACCAATAATGTAGTTGTTTATTATGAATACCAAGTCTATACTGTACATAATCATATGTTATTCTTTTATATGACTGgctgtttacaccagcatcaccacaaacacgtgagtaatgcatGGCACTATGACCCTACAATGGCTATGCCATCACTAGGCAATAgggatttttcagctccattataacgTTGAGGGACTACCATCCTACATGCGGTCCGTCATTGACAGAAATGTTGTTATGCGATACATGACTGTATAATGAAGCAGgaacaaatgaagcaaaataaaatataagattcaCTTTCCTTTGAAAGAATCTTTCAATTCTAAGAAGATATAAACCACAGAGGCCATCACTTAACTGAACAAAGTGTGCATTCATGCTTCTTTACCTTCTCACTCAAGTAGGTTAGAGGGCAGGTGAGTGAGCAGTGCCTCCCTGCCCTAGGTGTCAGAACAGCAGGTAAACTGTTAGCGGAGTATTCCTGCAGCTGCTGGTATCTACTTCAGAACTCTTCAGAGAcccgtccttccttccttccttccttccttccttccttccttccttccttccttccttcctccctccctccctccctccctccctccctcccttccttctttccttcctgctttcctgcATGCCTCCCTTTCTTACTgcattcctcccttccttctttccctttttcctttctttttctttattttatatcctgaaCTCAGGTATACCTCcaaatttttatttggattatttttagtTTGTATATTATCTGCTTCTTATATGCCAATGATTTAATGAGTCAAATGGTTCTATGAGGTTTGGCCATCCATTCCatcaaaaatgtataaataaataaaacagccatATCTAGAGAGAATACCACTATAGCCACTTATGATGggtatttctaaaaaaaatttataactcATTGACTTTCATTTTTAGGTATTATCTTTTGTATCACTACTACAGAAAATTACCATTTAGTTCACTCCATCCTTACTTCACACATATTTTCCCTACCTCTCATTTTCTCTGTATAGTTGTTTAGTGATTTTGGTTAGGTCAATATTTAGTGCTTacattattttaactattatCAGTATTCACATCTTGGTAATGTACTAAGCTGATTACCTTTACTTTTCCTCATCAGTTAATTCCCATTATTAGAGTTGATAAttctcttgtgtttttgtttgttttccattgtacACAATACTAATTACTTCACATTGGCAACCTAGAAAGTTTCTTCTCAAGATGTTCAAAAGCATCACGAATTgtgtcaatttcctcatcttaaagAGGTTTTTTTCAGAGCCATTGACTGTTCCAATCTGCCCAGGTGGCCAGGTATAATCCTCAGGTACCTACCACCACTTGGGGATTTTGTTTGCCTCTTTTTTTGTGGAATCACTCATTTCTAGTATTCCCTGTCTTTGGTTAAGACTCACATGCCAGTGGATTCAGAGCtgttatgtaagaaaaaatatatatataggtgaTTTGCATGTATTAAGCTATCCTTATTCTACCATGGTTTTTGACTGAGGCTTTACATGAGTACAGAAAGTACTCATGAGTACAGAAAGTAGGCTGGTAATACTTGAGGTTTTTGAAGGCTTATCTCCATTACTTTTTAGCTTGACATTTGCTGTTGAGAACTCTGAAACCAGTCTGATTTCTGAGCTTTTGtaagctttttctcatttcttttttccccttcagtttgttattttgtttcgGTATCTCTTATCCATGTTAGAGCCTTTTCTCGTGTGTTTGGTAAAACCTGGATATCTACTTATACTTAAAAAGAGGCACTTTCATGAGTGAGTGACATTTTTCTACTATGAACACCTCTCGAGAGTAATGTTGCTAAGTCGTTTAACTAGGAGTCCTTAGCATCAATCCCTTTATCTTCTCTCTTTAGTCAGTCAGTTTTCCAAAGGAGACACTTTCACCTACTTTAAAAGTGAAGGTCTGACtgccaatatttttaaagtcaaaagagggaaggaaggagggggtaGGAGTGAGTCTTAGTATCCAGTGTACTATACTATATTCACGTCTATCCCGCTTTCAATGTGGTGTCCCTACCTTCAACTGGGACTAGTTCACTCAGTTCCGGGACCCTCTGCTCTATTCTTCAAGTGTGAGTAGTTACCCCATTTGGAGTTTGGGAGGGAAACTTTGTACATGATTACTTCTTCAACATACTTTCAAACTATCACTCTTGATTTTAGCAAACTTCCTTCAGCTGGAGAGTCCCACTCAGTCTTTATTTGGGAGATACTGTACAAATTACATTAAGATTATTTCTTAGCTTTTCTCTGGTTGCTTAGGATTTAGTTTTATGACTATATTAAATCTTCTCTGATTTGTTCTATTTGATTTCCAGACTCCAAAATTTTGTaactcctgcctcccctcctATTTTTCCAATCCTTCTGAATTTATGCTTTAGTGTCATCATTTTAACGGGGATTTTGCAGCAGGTAGTAAGAGTTGATAGAGTTATAAAAATCAGCATTTTCATTCAAAAgttctcattatttctttaattgaaaTAACTTCCTTCTGCtgttttttttcaatagttttatTTCAGTGTTGTCTATTTATATTACagacaaatttataaatttattactAACTGTGTTTAAGAATAAAAGCTTTTAATCAATTCATGTCACCTGAAACTTAGGAAATAGGACTCCAGCCAAATGGAATTCTTCTGACACCTTATGTTGATGGAAGGTGAATCTTTTAAGGATTACTAAGATGGAAGATTTAAAATGCTTGTTTATGTGCCTTCTGATTTCTCCAGTTCTAAGAATTCATTTGGGAGGTTTTACGCTACTGATTACTCCTTGAAAAAGAGTAACAATGTAGAGGTTAAGATCTTGTGCTTTGAGGACAAACATCTGATTCCATTTGACCTGGGGATCCCAACAGTGACAAACTCAGTTTTTTCATCCTTAaatctataataataatagtatatactACATGGGGTAGTTTTGAGGATTGAGAAAACCATGCCTCATGCTTAACATACCACTGGAACatgagaaactttaaaatataaagtaactaTTATCATCATGACAAAAAGCAATAGAGGACAGTAGTAAAGAACATGAGTTTTAAAACCAGATCAACAGGATTAAAATCCTGGTTCTGCGGTCTGTTTTGTGTGGCCCTGTATttcgtttattttttttctcctaagacTGTAGCACAATTGACAACCACTAAACCTCAGTGTCACACAACAGTGCGCTTTTCTGACTCATGCATCTGAGGTTGAGCTGGGCGGGTCTGCTGATCTCTCCTGGGCTCATGTAACACTGGCTGATTCTGATGGTCCCCACAGGGTTGCGTGGGGAAGCTCACCTCTGCTCCAGTTGTCTCTAATCCTCCATCGGGCAAACCTGGATGTTTTCTAGAGTGATGACAGCATGGCAAGACAGAGAAACTAAATTGTGAAACATATTTCAAGCCTATGCTGTGTGAAGTTGGCTAATATCCTATTGACCAAATCAAATCATATGGCTGAGCCAGGAGCAGGAAATTATGcttccctttttcccccttccctccccactgtAGCAGGGAAGGAGTACCAGAAAATTACATGTTTGGGGCCATGTTTGCAATCTACTATATGCTGGGGAACTTCCTTAAAACTCGTGTGTTATTTTCTTTAGGTAAAAAATATACTagggctttttaaatttatatgaaaccatactGAACTCTGTGTGGTCTACATATCTTAAATAAAACTCTGTGGTCTTGGATCCTAAGATTGCTggtgtatgtatatctatattttaagttaaaatgaacCTTTAAggtatctttttatctttttacttgACCACATCTCAACTGACATTAGATAAATTGTTAAATAATATGTTCAATTAAATCATTTGAAAGGCTTCTGTTGAATTTCACTTCTGCTCATTTGCCCTCTGTGTCTTGAACTGGTGCTCTcatgtctttcttctctcctaGTGTTGCTGTCTCTTGGGAGTTTAGTGCATTGTTACTAGGGCTTTGTGGCCATTGCTCAAAATCCTTATGAATTCACATGTCCTTTTATCCTTTCATAGTCAGCTGTGATGTGACTAAAACTAGTCAACTCTGAATCCAAGCCAAACTCTTCTTTCATCAAGGGTCCACTGAACCCACTGTTCTACTTCTGGGTGCTGGAGTCAGGGAGGAGCCCACATGCATGGGAGCCAAACAGAGCAAGATTTCTCCTCTGGGTTATGTTATGGCTTGACCTGACAAACATAATGCAAGCATTTTCTACGTAATGGACTCTACATATGTGCTGTGGAAATAGAAATTAGAATATAgtataatgagaaaacaaactttaaatgtATGAATGATATGGTGCTATGGGAATataaaggaggaagaaacagccGATTGCACCTCTGGTGAGATGAAAAACTTTGTGAAGTTGTGACATCTATGATATAACTTGAAAGAAAATGTAGCTGGTGAGCAACACAAGGAGTAGACAACATTTCAAAGGGAAAGAGTCTGTTGAAAAAACTGCAAGTTGCTCAGCATGCTTAGACAGCTGATGGGGCCAGGAGCCATGAATTACATgcatagttataaaataatttactacaCCCTCAACCTTACTATAATAATTTGTCTCCCAAATATGTATGAGAGTTTGGTTTCCTAGAAGACTTCATCCAGTAGGAAAAacctatgtatttaaaaattagacaagaaaaatcacacatcTGTTTTTCTACAATGCTCAATTTTTTAGGGGCCTCGTGACTTCAGGAAATCAACAGTTTTACGAAGGATATCTGAGTCTGGTAAAAAATTCTGCCTTGGTACCTTTGATTTGTATCTGCACATTTCTAAAGAGTATTACTTAGTCATAGTTATTATATAATATGCAAGGATAAGATATCTTATTAAAAGtgataaaaactcaaaataaaatataaataattgattGGATGGtcctttccaaaattaaaatttaaactaccTATATTTGTATCTTCAAAGGTAGGAGCACAGCCGACACATTCTAAAACTAAGAAATACATTCTTAGTTTGTTGGCAGAAGATGATGTTTCTCTAGGAAATGAGGCTGAAATTTTGAGTGGACTAATTATAAGTGTACATATTTTCACTTGTCTTTTAGGTTGGAATATTATTCTGAACCAGAAGTACGTTTTGGAAAAAGTTGGACTGAGGCTGTAAAATATATAGGTGTAGTCCGGTTTCCTACAAACTtgactttaacatatgaattccAGAAGTGTGTGCCACCACGAATGCTTGTTGATGGGGACAGAGCCCCTTTCATCAGTGACTTTACTGAACTTCAGAATGGAGTCCTATTTGGTTTAAATCTTCTTTATGAAGTGGATGACTCTACAGGTAAGGATCTTATGAAAAATACCTTGAAGAGAATCAATATTACATTAAattgataaaggaaaaaataacacataCTTTCAAAGAAAGTCATGATTTCCTATAGGTATCCATTTTACACATTTTGATCCTTCCACTCATGGTCTGTCCTTTCTTATGAGTCCTTACTGACCCATAAGCCAACAAATTACTGCAAGTCtactttttttcatctataaatgcagacttatattttgttgttgttgttataatatTCCATCTTTTCCCCTCCTTATTTAAGGCTCTtaag of Rhinolophus sinicus isolate RSC01 linkage group LG05, ASM3656204v1, whole genome shotgun sequence contains these proteins:
- the LG05H6orf58 gene encoding protein LEG1 homolog, translating into MAFLPLLACILVGCFSVSLAEASNLSDLYPPLWKESPGQFSDYRMENGKYVIDPWVYPERMGIYKILLSQTARYFEKFAPGNEQNILWGLPLQHGWQYSTGRLADPSHRTDCGYESGDHSCISVDSWWADMNYFLCALPFFAAVDSGIMGISPDQVMLLPPHKDQANFCLTVATCRSSFPEMMRKWNTFYQHLKSPSSSFEDLLKYLWAAHSFTLENLHKTFEDRLEYYSEPEVRFGKSWTEAVKYIGVVRFPTNLTLTYEFQKCVPPRMLVDGDRAPFISDFTELQNGVLFGLNLLYEVDDSTGSLSLTIWKILMRTQAARKVVLEVLKIILENYNSTFLGND